The following proteins are encoded in a genomic region of Limibacillus sp.:
- a CDS encoding arginyltransferase yields MDGTLPPVRDLQPILVLNEVPCPYLEGYWERKLLLVLDGPEAQRRHDELTRGGFRRSQRYIYRPACRRCDACVPARVPVREFSLSRGQRRTWKRNEDLRGVPRAPLVTQEQFDLFQHYLQARHGDGEMANMNERDFAEMVGASPVDTCLVEFRDEKGRMVAGLLCDRMTDGLSLVYSFFDPREEKRGLGNYMILWAIEEAARLGLPFVYLGYWIEGSPKMAYKSAFKPLEVLRKRSWQRL; encoded by the coding sequence ATGGACGGCACGCTTCCCCCGGTCCGAGACCTGCAGCCGATCCTGGTTCTGAACGAGGTCCCCTGCCCCTACCTGGAGGGTTATTGGGAGCGAAAGCTGCTGCTGGTGCTGGACGGGCCGGAGGCCCAGCGCCGGCATGACGAGCTCACGCGTGGCGGCTTCCGCCGCAGCCAGCGCTACATCTACCGGCCCGCCTGCCGCCGCTGCGACGCCTGCGTGCCAGCGCGCGTGCCGGTCCGGGAATTCTCTCTTTCACGCGGCCAGCGCCGGACCTGGAAGCGCAACGAGGACCTGCGCGGCGTGCCGAGGGCGCCCCTAGTGACGCAGGAGCAATTTGATCTCTTCCAGCACTACCTGCAGGCCCGCCACGGCGACGGCGAAATGGCCAACATGAACGAACGCGACTTCGCGGAGATGGTCGGCGCCTCGCCGGTCGACACCTGTCTGGTGGAGTTCCGTGATGAAAAGGGCCGGATGGTCGCGGGCCTGCTTTGCGACCGCATGACCGACGGCCTGAGCCTGGTCTATTCCTTCTTCGATCCGCGCGAAGAAAAACGCGGCCTCGGCAACTACATGATCCTCTGGGCAATCGAAGAGGCGGCCCGGCTTGGCCTCCCCTTCGTCTACCTCGGCTACTGGATCGAGGGGTCGCCGAAGATGGCCTACAAGTCCGCCTTCAAGCCGC
- a CDS encoding RDD family protein → MTKNEKGGLPMRLRLPERASGRAWEGGAAPDPLEDPQLYDGVPSRRVFAWLIDAMIMFFLIVAVWAVAGLVSVASFFTLGPLSILLAILTVAFLPVLYHGYFIGAHGASPGMALLDLEVRSWTGDRPEMLQGYLHAALFVVTVAPSTWIVLVVALMNERRRCLHDYLAGTVVVRASRLAERASAGLAAE, encoded by the coding sequence ATGACGAAGAACGAAAAAGGCGGCCTGCCAATGCGCCTGCGTCTGCCGGAGCGCGCCTCGGGCCGTGCCTGGGAGGGCGGGGCCGCCCCCGACCCCCTGGAAGATCCGCAGCTTTATGATGGCGTGCCCTCGCGGCGCGTCTTCGCCTGGCTCATCGACGCCATGATCATGTTCTTCCTGATCGTCGCGGTCTGGGCGGTCGCGGGGCTGGTGAGCGTGGCCTCTTTCTTCACGCTTGGCCCCTTGAGCATCCTCTTGGCCATCCTGACGGTCGCCTTCCTGCCGGTGCTCTATCACGGCTACTTCATCGGCGCGCACGGCGCCTCGCCGGGCATGGCGCTCCTGGATCTGGAGGTGCGCAGCTGGACCGGCGACCGGCCCGAGATGCTCCAAGGCTACCTGCACGCCGCGCTCTTCGTGGTGACCGTCGCGCCCAGCACCTGGATCGTGCTGGTGGTCGCCCTGATGAACGAGCGCCGGCGCTGCCTGCACGACTATCTGGCCGGCACCGTCGTGGTGCGGGCCAGCCGCCTCGCAGAACGCGCCTCTGCCGGCCTGGCGGCGGAATAG